Proteins encoded within one genomic window of Ammonifex degensii KC4:
- the dnaB gene encoding replicative DNA helicase, giving the protein MAQLPQNVSAEQALLGSIFLDPDQLARVEGLVRPEDFYEEAHRAIYEAMLELEDQGLPIDLITVTEHLRREGKLEKAGGAAYVASLVDVVPTAAHAEHYAKLVRDKALLRSLVEVATRIRDLGLEEAGDARQLLSEAERWLSELSASEVESSFVALSEVLEAVLHHLEESYRYRGKKLGLPTGFEELDGLLSGLWPQDLIILASRPGMGKTSLALSISLNVAREVALPVGFFSLEMSREQLIQRLLAAEARVDHRRVRTAELTDEDWVKLSQAAARLAPLPLYIDDTPGLSVRDLRARARRLKAQAGSLGLIVVDYLQLVQPPRRMENRQQEIAFVSRSLKHLAKELNCPVLALSQLSRAPETRQDKRPQLSDLRESGSLEQDADVVMFIYREDYYRPDTDKPGVAEIIVAKQRNGPTGTAELAFLREYTCFVTLAKDFDF; this is encoded by the coding sequence TTGGCTCAACTCCCCCAGAACGTCTCAGCAGAGCAGGCGCTTCTGGGCTCCATCTTCCTCGACCCGGATCAGTTAGCACGGGTGGAGGGGCTTGTTCGGCCGGAAGACTTTTACGAAGAGGCACACCGGGCCATATACGAGGCCATGCTTGAACTTGAGGACCAGGGCTTGCCCATCGACCTCATCACGGTCACCGAACACTTACGGCGGGAAGGAAAGCTGGAGAAGGCGGGCGGGGCGGCGTACGTAGCGAGCCTCGTGGACGTAGTGCCTACGGCGGCACACGCGGAACACTACGCCAAGCTCGTAAGAGATAAGGCGCTTCTGCGCAGCCTGGTGGAGGTAGCTACCCGCATCCGGGACCTGGGGCTGGAGGAGGCAGGCGATGCCCGGCAGCTTCTCTCGGAGGCGGAGCGCTGGCTTTCCGAGCTTTCGGCAAGCGAGGTCGAGTCTTCCTTCGTGGCCTTGAGCGAGGTACTGGAGGCGGTACTACACCACCTGGAAGAGTCCTACCGCTACCGGGGCAAGAAACTGGGCCTGCCCACCGGCTTTGAAGAACTCGACGGCCTGCTTTCAGGACTCTGGCCGCAGGACCTAATCATCCTGGCCTCTCGTCCCGGCATGGGCAAGACCAGCTTGGCCCTTTCCATAAGCCTCAACGTGGCGCGGGAGGTAGCTTTGCCGGTGGGCTTTTTCAGCCTGGAGATGTCGCGGGAACAGCTTATTCAGCGGCTCCTGGCGGCGGAGGCGCGGGTAGACCACCGGCGGGTGCGGACGGCGGAGCTTACTGACGAAGATTGGGTAAAACTTTCCCAGGCGGCGGCACGTCTGGCCCCCTTGCCACTTTACATCGACGACACGCCCGGCCTCTCAGTGCGGGATTTGCGGGCGCGGGCGCGGAGGCTCAAGGCCCAGGCGGGGAGCCTGGGGCTCATAGTGGTGGACTACCTGCAGCTCGTCCAGCCTCCTCGGCGGATGGAGAACCGCCAGCAGGAGATAGCTTTTGTCTCTCGCAGCTTGAAGCACCTGGCCAAGGAACTCAACTGCCCGGTTCTGGCCCTGTCGCAGCTCAGCCGCGCTCCAGAGACGCGGCAGGACAAGCGCCCGCAGCTTTCCGACCTGCGGGAGAGCGGGAGCCTGGAGCAGGACGCGGACGTGGTCATGTTCATCTACCGGGAGGACTACTACCGGCCCGACACGGATAAGCCAGGGGTGGCGGAGATCATCGTGGCCAAGCAACGCAACGGCCCTACGGGCACGGCGGAGCTGGCCTTCTTGAGAGAATATACCTGTTTCGTAACTCTGGCCAAAGACTTCGACTTCTAA
- the rplI gene encoding 50S ribosomal protein L9 → MRVILLKDVPSLGKAGEVVNVAEGYARNYLIPRRLAEPADEKKMAELKRRAEQKAKAEAAKLEAAKKLADQLSATTLTLKVRAGEGGKLFGAVTAKEIAAAIAQELGTEIDKKQVMLESPIKEIGTYTVEVRLAAGVVGKVKVEVVPA, encoded by the coding sequence ATGCGGGTAATCCTCCTAAAGGACGTTCCTTCGCTGGGCAAGGCCGGCGAAGTGGTAAACGTAGCCGAGGGCTACGCCCGCAACTACCTCATTCCTCGGCGCCTGGCGGAGCCGGCCGACGAGAAGAAGATGGCGGAGCTCAAGCGCCGGGCAGAGCAGAAAGCAAAGGCAGAGGCAGCCAAGCTGGAGGCGGCAAAGAAACTGGCCGACCAGCTTTCCGCTACCACTCTCACCCTCAAGGTCCGGGCCGGTGAGGGAGGAAAGCTCTTCGGTGCGGTGACCGCCAAAGAAATAGCGGCCGCCATAGCCCAGGAGTTGGGAACGGAGATCGACAAGAAGCAGGTGATGCTGGAAAGCCCCATCAAGGAAATAGGGACTTACACGGTGGAGGTCCGGCTGGCCGCCGGCGTGGTGGGAAAGGTCAAAGTAGAGGTGGTACCTGCGTGA